A region of Paenibacillus sp. DNA encodes the following proteins:
- a CDS encoding sugar-binding transcriptional regulator — protein sequence MIHEKTRQLVKVSTLYYLDGMNQQEISKKLGISRPQVSRMLAAAKAEGIVQITIKNPFSEEQAYERAIEEAFGIADAVVVNGGDADRPMVELMVARAAAALLENVIKDGDVVGVMAGRTVGLVGAEMTYLGRKDVSFVPLVGGWGPDGAAYHANSNTRTFAERARAKHYLLNAPAIVGSEEAKALFVREREIGDVLGLARRCAVAVVGIGPVSEEASVVRSGYFDKRAIDEVAGLGAVSNLCTSFLNAQGEPVTYEAERRMIGLAADELRGIPTVIAAAAGEEKAAAIGAALRGRYADALVTDMDTAKRVLAWHQAHPFPA from the coding sequence TTGATTCATGAGAAAACCCGGCAGCTCGTGAAAGTCAGCACCTTATATTATCTCGACGGCATGAATCAGCAGGAAATCTCGAAGAAATTGGGCATTTCTCGTCCGCAGGTGAGCCGCATGCTCGCCGCCGCCAAAGCCGAAGGCATCGTCCAAATTACGATCAAAAACCCGTTCTCCGAGGAGCAGGCGTACGAGCGCGCGATCGAGGAGGCGTTCGGCATCGCCGATGCGGTCGTCGTGAACGGCGGCGACGCCGACCGCCCGATGGTCGAGCTGATGGTCGCCCGCGCGGCGGCCGCCTTGCTCGAGAACGTGATTAAGGACGGAGACGTCGTCGGCGTTATGGCCGGACGGACGGTCGGGCTCGTCGGCGCCGAAATGACGTACCTCGGCAGGAAGGACGTCAGCTTCGTGCCGCTCGTCGGCGGCTGGGGGCCCGACGGCGCGGCGTACCACGCGAACTCGAACACGCGGACATTCGCCGAGCGTGCGCGGGCGAAGCATTATTTGCTCAACGCGCCGGCCATCGTCGGCTCGGAGGAAGCGAAGGCGCTGTTCGTCCGAGAGCGGGAGATCGGGGACGTGCTTGGGCTCGCCCGCCGGTGCGCCGTCGCCGTCGTCGGCATCGGTCCGGTGTCGGAAGAGGCGTCCGTCGTCCGCTCCGGCTACTTCGACAAAAGGGCGATCGACGAGGTCGCCGGGCTCGGCGCCGTTTCGAATTTGTGCACCTCGTTCTTGAACGCGCAGGGGGAGCCGGTGACGTACGAAGCCGAGCGGCGGATGATCGGCCTCGCGGCGGACGAGCTGCGCGGCATTCCGACCGTCATCGCCGCGGCGGCGGGGGAAGAGAAGGCGGCCGCGATCGGCGCCGCGCTGCGCGGCAGGTACGCGGACGCGCTCGTGACCGACATGGACACGGCGAAGCGCGTGCTGGCATGGCATCAAGCGCACCCGTTCCCGGCGTGA
- a CDS encoding sugar ABC transporter substrate-binding protein: MRKRRGFLAALLLVVALVAAGCGAQGGSGGDAGAKTISILTPYLSSVTTNEMVESLKAQAEANGWRTNVVDTKGDVGAMASRMEDVIASNADAIVIVSTDPNQLQAQIRAAAEKGIPVFGCDSGYIDGMSMNATSDNAAMSKLITDYLFEQMGEEGKLVALTHRPHPGVLKRSEQLDAQLTENSAIELVTEQHVDVPGPIENARKHMESLLLANQQPGAITAVWAAWDEPAIGAAQAIQAAGRSDIIVTGIDGNSQAVAMIQEGGPLVATVKQNFAGMAELVTAQIKRVFDGQSVEATEMYAPATLITKENASEFAAE; the protein is encoded by the coding sequence ATGAGAAAGAGACGAGGTTTTTTGGCAGCGCTTTTATTGGTGGTCGCTCTGGTCGCCGCCGGCTGCGGCGCGCAAGGCGGCAGCGGGGGAGACGCGGGGGCGAAGACGATTTCGATTTTGACGCCGTATTTATCTTCCGTGACGACGAACGAAATGGTCGAGTCGCTGAAGGCGCAGGCCGAGGCGAACGGATGGCGGACGAACGTCGTCGACACGAAAGGCGACGTCGGCGCGATGGCGAGCCGGATGGAGGACGTGATCGCGTCGAACGCGGACGCCATCGTCATCGTCAGCACCGATCCGAACCAGCTTCAGGCGCAAATTCGGGCCGCCGCGGAGAAGGGCATCCCCGTATTCGGCTGCGATTCGGGTTACATCGACGGGATGAGCATGAACGCGACGAGCGACAACGCTGCGATGTCGAAGCTGATCACGGACTATTTGTTCGAGCAGATGGGCGAGGAAGGCAAGCTGGTTGCGTTGACGCATCGTCCGCATCCGGGCGTCTTGAAGCGCTCCGAGCAGCTTGATGCGCAGCTTACGGAGAACTCTGCGATCGAGCTCGTGACCGAGCAGCACGTCGATGTGCCGGGACCGATCGAGAACGCGCGGAAGCATATGGAAAGCTTGCTGCTCGCGAACCAGCAGCCGGGGGCGATCACGGCGGTGTGGGCCGCATGGGACGAGCCGGCGATCGGCGCGGCGCAAGCGATTCAGGCGGCGGGCCGCAGCGACATCATCGTCACGGGCATCGACGGCAATTCGCAGGCGGTGGCCATGATTCAAGAGGGCGGACCGCTCGTCGCGACCGTGAAGCAAAATTTCGCCGGCATGGCGGAGCTCGTCACGGCGCAGATCAAGCGGGTGTTCGACGGCCAGAGCGT